The genomic DNA AAATATTTGAAAGGTTCAATTTCGAGAAACAGTAACCGGCATCATCGGCGCATCGAGAAATGCGAGAATGATGCGCGTTATATTGAATTTTATAACGCGCAAACTGAGATTATGCAGCAAATATTGCCAGCGCCAGCGATATAAGAAACATACTAACTGGCCTGTTAAGCCGGAATAGCTGGCCAGTTGATATCAGGTGCGGTGCTGGCATCTATTGCTGCCACCGCGTCTATATAGTCCATCCATCCGTTAAGGCTGGATGACTCAGCATTCGTAAGCTTGCGACCCATCAAAAGCTTGGTTTGCCAGACAATAATCCGGTTGGTCGCCGTATCGATACGGGCGAGCTTTTCTGATTCAACCTCTGCGACTAATTCATCGTGAGATTTTACAGGCTCGGGAATATCCGGCGCAGTCAAATTGCCATCAGCATATAACCAGCCAATCCCGACACCATTAGCAGCCGGTATTGCTATGCCATTATCAGGCGACCATTCTGACTCGCCATCCCATAAGACGACATTTACAACGGTATTATTTTTTATTACTGCGTATGTTTTGCTCATCACATCACCACTCAATAATCACCAGACCGGGCGTGCCTGCGCCGCCTGCGCCGCCATTTCCACTCGCAGCTGTATATGACCCGCCTCCAGCCCCGCCACCGGAACCATAACAACTCGCTGGTTTTCCATCTATACCACCGTCCCGACCACCGCGACCAGGAGTTCCAGCGCCACCAAAGATACTATTACCCCCTGCGCCGCCATCACCCGAAGCATTGCCCGCGGTTGAATCAGAACCATATCCGCCGTCAGGATACCCGACGCCACCCGGAGATCCTCCGGCATTACCAGATATCCGATTTATGCCGCCCTTTCCTCCTTTCCCACCTGCCAGTGTTAAGAGGTTTCCAACGACAGTATTACCGCCATCACCGCCGTTTCCGCCATCACCGCCCGTCGAGCTTTTAGTGCCAGGAGTACCGGCTGCGCCGATTGTTACGGAAATAACCATACCTGGCGTAACCGCGAATTTTTTTCTGATGACTGACTGACCGGCCCCTCCACCTCCACCGCCCGAGCCAACAAAGCCACTACCCGCAGCCCCAGCACCCGCGCCACCGCCACCGCCAGCGGCGCAGCCTGATATATAAATTTCTGTTACCCAGTCGGGAACAGTGACAGTCTGGGACGAAGTGACAACGGCAAAGCGCGAATCGTTTAAACCAAGGTATGTGAGAATGTCAGCAATAGTACCTTTCCCGATAATATCTCGACCGACAGAAGTTAAATCAGTCTGCGATGCGGTATCAGTTCCAGTGAAATACGGGAGTTTATTTGCACCGGTTGTGAGCCCTGCCAATGCCGTCAGCGTGGCGTCAAGCGCCTGGAAATCCTTACCGAACGCGGCGGACATTTTGGCGATAAACCCGTTCAGGTCACCATCATCAAGTACATCCAGACCGCTTTTGTTGGCGGTGTACTGCGCCAGCGCTGCAGCTATAAAGCTGGCCTGTCGAATGGCTTTGTTTACCTGAGCACTGGAAGCTTTGCCAGCCGTGAAGCCAGAAAGCAGAGCCGGAAGCGATTCCCAGTCAGCCTGGGCCGTCACGTTAGCATTTGCCGCTGTCGCGAACGGTTTAAAGTTGTTTGTTGCCATTAGAGTATTGTCCCCCATGCTCCAACATCGAACCCACCGATGTATTCGTTATCCATATCAAACCCAAAGAATTTAGAGCCCTCGGATGGTGCTTCTACCGAAGGCGTTTCAACATCACCGCCCCATACGCCGGCGGCTTTAACGGTGAGATAGCCCTGTTTGATAGCGGCAATCAGTTCAAGAGACACATCAGAAATATCAGTCTCGGGGAATGCCCAGACCGATATCGTCATGTCCTGGTTGTCGACAATTTGCATCCTGAGGCCTGAGCCAGCAGTCGCAGCGTCAAGGATGGGAGGCAGAGAATCGTTCCGGCCGTCCCAGTTGTTGATAGCGATTTTCGCTTTCAGAATGATGCGGTACGTCTCATCACTCAGCGTCTTATAGCCAGAATCAGGATCATATGGCCCCTGCCAGATGCCCTGGTCATATCCAAGCCCGTCAGTGTCCCAGCTGAAATAAACTCCGCTAATTGGCTGGCTGACTATGCGACTGCGTCCGATCCACAGACCGAGGATGTCGAGCTGTACACCGACAGCAGTATCAATATCGAAGGCTGTTATAAGCCCTGACATAGTGCTGGACACATCAATCAGCGGGCGGGTGCTCAGATCTATATGGTCAAAAAAGAGTGGCTTGGTAGCGTGGTAGTTAGTGATCAGTTCGGTGTATTTGCTCATGAGGTCACCGTGATACTGATATTCGCGGTGCTACAGGACGCAGAAGCATCATAGGCAATATCAATGTTTGATGCCGATACGCTGCCAGACGACTTACCGATCAGCAGGTCGGTAATATCGTAATAGCGGGCATTCCCGCCGCTCACAACGCCGAGGTTTGCCGGGGAATAAATACGGCTCAGCAGAACGTCGTCGCCAATTGTTAGGCCATTTATATAATCGGCAACAGCCTGTTTAATCTGCTCGCCGATTTGAGAGGTATAGCCGGTAAAAACTTTCAGGGTAATGGCTACGAAAATTGGCACATCGGTAGAGCGCGAAAAACTGATGACGTGTGGATTACCGTAAGTATCCGGCACCGTGACAGAAGTTTTACCGTAAGTTGCGGTTCCCTGCCCTTTATTCCCCCGGATTGTTTGGGCTATCTCGGTAACATCCCCTCCATCGACGATGGCGGAAATAGAGTGTGGCGGCAGCCCGTTGCTGTCGGTTGCCCCAGTGTCGTTCTCATATAGTTTGTGACGTGTCACGCCAGCAACATTAGCGATAGCACCGTCGACACCTTCAAACGGTGTGATCGATGGTAGCGCGACGCTTTGCCCCTGCCGAATGCGCAGCTCTGCGTCGGTTTCGGCTGGTGAACCGACAGTAGCCGCAACTGGATTGGTTACCGACACCCAACCTCGGGTCGGGGTGTTGATAGTGGTAATAGTCCCGGCCAGCGCCGCAACCGAACCGCTATTCGCACATGTGGCCGTCACCAGCACAGTACCATCAACGCCGATCGCCACACTCGCTGGAAAATTCCAGATAATGCCGTTTTTATCCCGTGCGGAGCCATTCGTGATAGTCGTGCCTGCCGTACCGGTTAACAGAAGGTCAGCAGTAGAGTTTGTCGCTACTTTTCGCGTGATCCCGTTAATTTTCACATTGCTGCTAAGCGCTGCGGCCTGCGCTGTCATCGGTGAAAACGAGTTGTAAATCTCGATAGCGGTGTTGTTAGCGTCATGCACGGCAAGAGCCACCAGCGCGACCATCTGCCCGTCTTTGCTGTCTGGTTCGAGGTAGGCATCACTACCGTAAATCTGCCTGAAATAGCTGGTCAGTGTATCTAGGATTGTCTGGTAATCAGGCGCACTAATCCCCTGGGCGGTTACCGTTGCCGATAGCCCCAGCGTGTCGAGGTTCAAAGCCATTTATGCCTCGCTTGTTACAGTCGTCTGGCCGTAGATTGTGTCAATGGAGGAAGTGAAGGTGACGCGACGGCTGGTGCCGTCATAATTGGTATCGAAGGAAAGAATCGACAGAACGCCCGGCGTGTCCTGTATACGTTCGCGTATAGCCAGGATGTAGACGTCTGATCTCTGTTTCCCAAGCACTGACTGAACATACGGCGTGCCTTCCGTCAGATCGAGAAACCACTGACCGCGCCACAGTTCGAAACGGGTTTTCACGGCCTGGGCGACACATTCCGTACTGTCGATAAGGAAGGTGTCGTCACCCTGCCCGAAAGTGTAATCGCCGTCAGCATCTTCGCGACGGTATCGCATAGATTAACCTCCCAGCGGCTTAGTATTGCTTCCGCCGCTCTCAACGCCGCCATGGGTATGCTTATCCACGATAGAACCGTCCACCAGCTGCAAGCGACCGTCAGGCAGGATTTTGAGCCCGTTAAGGTTAAATCCGCCCGGTGCAGTGCCATTTATTGCCCCGGTGGATGGGTTAAGGCTTAACTTTGTGCCGCCGTCATCGCTGCGCAGCTCTACCGAACTGGTACTGATACCGCTGATTTTCTGTGCTTGCGACTGCGGGCCAACAATGGCGAACGCATCAGACAAGTCATGCTGGCGCGGGTCGACTGTCTCCTGAACGCCGCCGCTCTGCCACCAAAAATCGATGCAACGGTCGGCAAAGATCAGCAGGCACTCGTCGCCTTCTTTAACCGGAAAGGTTAGCGTGCATCCGCCGCCGCGCGGGAAGACGACCGGCACATCCACCAGCGGTTTTAATTCGGTGGAGCCATCGCCAACAATACCGCGAAGCGCCACCTCTACGGTGCAGGTAACAGTATCAGGATCGAACGACTGAATGATGCCCGGCATCGCTACGCGCATCTGAGTAGACACCGAATCGGCAATGGCCTGCGCGGTCTGCTGCTCGCCGCCGATTTGTGATTGAGTTGGAATCGGCATAAAAACTCCATAAAAAAACCCGCTCAGCGGCGGGTTACTGATCAAATGTCAGGGTTTGAGGGCTGATTTGTCCGTGCTATTTATCTTCTTTGCAGCCCTGAATGTAGGTCTTGCTTAAAATCACCGTAACGTCGTGGTTTGTAGCGAGATACAGGCTGCCAAGGAAAAGCCGCAAGGCAATTTTTAGCTTCTCACGATAGGGGCCGGATACCTTTATGCCAAAATCAGAAACAACCATAAAATTTACTCCAGCAATAGGCAAAGAATTGCTCTCCGTAATCCAGGATAACATACCTGAAAGTGACTATAAAATACGCAGGCGAATCAGAACTGCTGACTCAATTAATGCGGTTGGCACGCTCGTCGACATAACTATCATCGTAGCCACGTCGTCACCAGCTTGTATAGCCATTGCATCCATCGCAAGAAAATGGATACAGACAAGATCATCCAAAAAAATAACAATGACCACAGAGAAAGGTAAAATCGAAGTAGAAAACCTGACGTCAAAAGAACTGATTGAAGTAATGGAGCAGTGCAAGAACATCAGCTTCAAAGAGGAATAACTTGGCGAGCCGGTCAACCCGGCGCTTTTTCTTTATACCTACTTCACCTTCACGCAGTCGTATGTTGCATACTGACGCGGCGCATTCATGCTGGCTTGCAGCCACTGGGCATTGAGAATTATCTTGCCGTTTCGATTGATGTACTCAAGACCAACCCATCTTCCAGGCTGATCGGTAGCCATACGCCAATCCATCTTGATATTGTTATAATCGCCTTTGTTTTTCAGGAAGGTGATTTTTTGCATTTCTGGCTTTGCGCCATTGATTCTGGCTAAGCCATCATCTGCCCAATGGATTTTAAAATCACCACATTGCTGATCCGCAAAAGCGGGTGCTGATATAAGCACCGCGAACACGGTAACAGTGCAAAGTAAATGTCTCACGGCCCCACCTCACTAATTCGTTGTCCCTTGCATTGCTTTCGGGCTATAAAGATCACGAGCTCCACGCGCAAAACACATCAAATCCATGTACCACGCCTGGCCTCTGGTGTCGCCAGTATAGTCGATAGCTTTGACGATATAAACGCCATCCGTCGCAATGCTGGCAGCCTGTGACGTTGTGCCGGTCAGCACGCGGTTGCCGTTCTCTTCCGTTTCAGTGATACGCCCGGGCGACTGTGCGATTTCGCTATTGCCGAGCGCGGCGCGGTACACCGAAGCCTGATCGAGCTGAATAAGCCCATTAATGCGGATGTTGGGGTTTATCAGACACCGCACATTTACGCCGCCGCCCATCGTCTGTTGCGGCATACCGATCAGGCCAGTATCAGCATTCAACACAATGGCTTCGTGAATGTATTTATCCTCCGGCACCATCTGAACCTGACCATCCACCAGCTGCCATGTCGCTTTGCACTGCGCAGCAATATTATCCATCACGTTACGGGTGGATGAGTAAATCGCGCGGCCACGAGGAAACACGGTATCAGGAAAGTCGCCGGTAATGCCCTGCGTCACGCCGAACGCGTTGAAATCCTGCATCGTTGCCCGGTGCAGATCCGCAACGGTATAACCAGCTGCAAGCGTGGTGATGGTGGTCGCATAGAGGAACGCTTCGTGATCACCAATGGCCTGAATCAACACCCAGGAATCGGTAATGTTGTCCTTCCCGGTGACGGTGAAGCGAATATCACCGTCAAAGATCAGGCCGTAGTTCTGACCATTCACCTGCCCTATCTGGTCTGGTGAAATCTCACGGGCGACACCAACTTGGCTCGCATCAACATCCGGCGCTATACCGTCATACCCGGCAATGATGCGAATTTTGGCAAACTCCTGCCCCAGTATATTGTTCGTGGTATCGGTCGAAAGGTTGTAAATTTTTACGTTCGCCACGCGCGGCCAGCGTGTGTCTGCCCACTCGATCTGGAACGTGACCTTAAAGTCAGACAGGGAAACGCCCTGCCCGTTCTGGTCCAACAGTTGCAGCTCAAAATGGCGCATCCAGTTAAGAGACATTTCTACTCCTGTACGAAAATGAGGTGGCTGTATGTGCCGAGGTTGGTTTTGGTAGGCTCGTCCGGTGCGCCTACATCGCAGCCAACGAGCAGCGCCCCGTTAATACCTAGTTGAGGATATTGCTCAAGAAGATTTACACCGGTTACCAGCGGCACGCCAGAAAGAAGCGGTTCGCCACTGCTATCTTGTACATCCAGAATCCAGCCAGCAGAATCACGCCAAATGACTCTCAGCGTGTATGTTGTCTCTGCTAACTGAATGCGAAATAGCTGGTTATCCGGCGATAAAGGGATTTCAGTTACATTCATTGGATACCTATAGAGTTACCAAGACTGGTTCCTTTTAGTCCATCAAACCACCCTGTTGACTTAATTACCGATTCATTTACTGGGGTGGTGGATTTAGTCCCGGAATTCTGCACCGCAGATGTACTAACCCCGTCCTGCATATCGGATTTATCAGCAACGGTGACATTTTTTGTATGCGTTATGATGACTTCACGCAGGGTAAGCGTGCAGTTCAGCACGTTCTCGCTGGTTTTATCGGTCGTCACCTCAATGGCTCGCACCAGCATATTGGTGTACACCCTCTTCCCGGTAACCACATCGAACGGTACGCGCTCAAGCTGCATATCCAGCAGCTTTTGGTATGTCTCCTTTGGGCTAAGCCCAGCGCTGAGGCCGATTGAAGATGTAT from Klebsiella sp. WP3-W18-ESBL-02 includes the following:
- a CDS encoding tail fiber assembly protein → MSKTYAVIKNNTVVNVVLWDGESEWSPDNGIAIPAANGVGIGWLYADGNLTAPDIPEPVKSHDELVAEVESEKLARIDTATNRIIVWQTKLLMGRKLTNAESSSLNGWMDYIDAVAAIDASTAPDINWPAIPA
- a CDS encoding DUF2612 domain-containing protein, which translates into the protein MSKYTELITNYHATKPLFFDHIDLSTRPLIDVSSTMSGLITAFDIDTAVGVQLDILGLWIGRSRIVSQPISGVYFSWDTDGLGYDQGIWQGPYDPDSGYKTLSDETYRIILKAKIAINNWDGRNDSLPPILDAATAGSGLRMQIVDNQDMTISVWAFPETDISDVSLELIAAIKQGYLTVKAAGVWGGDVETPSVEAPSEGSKFFGFDMDNEYIGGFDVGAWGTIL
- a CDS encoding baseplate J/gp47 family protein codes for the protein MALNLDTLGLSATVTAQGISAPDYQTILDTLTSYFRQIYGSDAYLEPDSKDGQMVALVALAVHDANNTAIEIYNSFSPMTAQAAALSSNVKINGITRKVATNSTADLLLTGTAGTTITNGSARDKNGIIWNFPASVAIGVDGTVLVTATCANSGSVAALAGTITTINTPTRGWVSVTNPVAATVGSPAETDAELRIRQGQSVALPSITPFEGVDGAIANVAGVTRHKLYENDTGATDSNGLPPHSISAIVDGGDVTEIAQTIRGNKGQGTATYGKTSVTVPDTYGNPHVISFSRSTDVPIFVAITLKVFTGYTSQIGEQIKQAVADYINGLTIGDDVLLSRIYSPANLGVVSGGNARYYDITDLLIGKSSGSVSASNIDIAYDASASCSTANISITVTS
- a CDS encoding Gp138 family membrane-puncturing spike protein produces the protein MPIPTQSQIGGEQQTAQAIADSVSTQMRVAMPGIIQSFDPDTVTCTVEVALRGIVGDGSTELKPLVDVPVVFPRGGGCTLTFPVKEGDECLLIFADRCIDFWWQSGGVQETVDPRQHDLSDAFAIVGPQSQAQKISGISTSSVELRSDDGGTKLSLNPSTGAINGTAPGGFNLNGLKILPDGRLQLVDGSIVDKHTHGGVESGGSNTKPLGG
- a CDS encoding phage baseplate plug protein: MNVTEIPLSPDNQLFRIQLAETTYTLRVIWRDSAGWILDVQDSSGEPLLSGVPLVTGVNLLEQYPQLGINGALLVGCDVGAPDEPTKTNLGTYSHLIFVQE
- a CDS encoding phage baseplate protein, which produces MDILSAIFRQQSRRIGILIPSVVVSEKHSDALEITEHPVEKPTTNSASGFIADHAYKRPSEVTMECGFSGGGSLLDFIDTSSIGLSAGLSPKETYQKLLDMQLERVPFDVVTGKRVYTNMLVRAIEVTTDKTSENVLNCTLTLREVIITHTKNVTVADKSDMQDGVSTSAVQNSGTKSTTPVNESVIKSTGWFDGLKGTSLGNSIGIQ